From the genome of Ignavibacteriales bacterium, one region includes:
- a CDS encoding GntR family transcriptional regulator produces the protein MELNRNSVMPLYYQLKEILKEEIDIGQYKSGERIPSENELSSLLGISRNTSKQAIADLVAEGILYRIQGKGTFVSDKKILTGLTEAFSFSAEFKTNNANLITRVVFAEEIIESKESLEYIKLKKSTKLYRIQRLRLLNDIPVALQTSYIPQFFCPKLLKFDLSQNSLFDILNEHYKVTFDYFTEKLACVKADQYEAELLKIKKGTPIFLLTRKTFTKNDEIIEVARSFMPGDRCEFYFKHGEEVRIELNNVAKG, from the coding sequence ATGGAATTAAATAGAAATAGTGTTATGCCGCTTTATTATCAACTAAAAGAAATCTTAAAAGAAGAAATTGATATCGGGCAATATAAATCTGGAGAACGGATTCCATCCGAAAATGAATTATCGTCATTGTTGGGAATAAGCAGGAATACTTCAAAGCAGGCAATTGCCGATTTGGTGGCGGAAGGAATTTTGTACCGAATTCAAGGTAAAGGAACATTCGTCTCTGATAAGAAAATCTTAACGGGTCTTACCGAAGCTTTCAGTTTTTCGGCGGAGTTTAAAACCAATAATGCTAATCTAATCACACGTGTGGTATTTGCGGAAGAGATAATAGAAAGCAAAGAATCGTTAGAGTATATAAAGTTAAAAAAGAGTACAAAATTATATAGAATTCAACGGCTCCGTTTGTTGAATGATATTCCTGTTGCATTGCAAACATCTTATATACCGCAATTTTTTTGTCCGAAACTTCTGAAATTTGATTTATCTCAAAATTCTTTATTTGATATACTAAATGAACATTATAAAGTAACATTTGATTATTTCACAGAAAAATTGGCGTGTGTAAAAGCTGATCAATATGAAGCCGAGTTACTGAAAATTAAGAAAGGAACCCCAATATTTCTTTTAACTAGAAAAACTTTTACGAAAAACGACGAGATAATTGAAGTCGCCAGATCATTCATGCCCGGCGATCGATGTGAATTTTATTTCAAACACGGTGAAGAAGTTCGGATTGAACTTAATAACGTAGCAAAAGGGTAA
- a CDS encoding helical backbone metal receptor, whose product MKKLARLKIILIYFLFFICTGITAQKQLKIVSLAPNWTNITAAIGATDNLVGVTRYCIFPDSIPRLVKEGKLQIVAGFMDVDFQKVKDLNPDIILTCTGVQAKIRDRFLKDGYKVIHMDESSLEEVYSKILEFGKSIDKELSASNLVNDIKSNLQIVANKYKNYPKVSVYYEINYYYKCAPGKDSYITELIRMVGGEPIFSDRAGIAPSVKWEEVVKANPDVILIPIWDKAGGPYFEGEKVGYGTTTPFEISARVEAQNVNAVKSGKVRYINSAKTKQAGPQIPIAAELFGKTIHAEGDVELLKIDKVPENMETTFSKLFFFLPFVINEEHVAYVRKAQMK is encoded by the coding sequence ATGAAGAAATTGGCAAGGCTAAAAATCATTCTGATTTACTTCCTGTTTTTTATTTGTACCGGAATAACTGCGCAAAAGCAATTAAAAATTGTTTCACTTGCCCCAAACTGGACGAATATAACTGCAGCCATTGGAGCGACAGATAATTTAGTGGGTGTCACCAGATATTGCATTTTCCCGGATTCAATTCCGCGCTTAGTAAAAGAGGGAAAACTTCAAATCGTTGCAGGATTTATGGATGTTGATTTCCAAAAAGTAAAGGATCTTAATCCGGATATTATACTTACATGTACAGGTGTTCAAGCAAAGATAAGAGATAGATTTCTTAAAGATGGTTATAAGGTGATTCACATGGATGAATCAAGTTTAGAAGAAGTCTATTCGAAGATTTTGGAATTTGGAAAATCGATTGATAAAGAATTGTCTGCTTCAAATTTAGTTAATGATATAAAATCAAATCTTCAGATTGTCGCTAATAAGTATAAAAACTATCCAAAAGTAAGTGTTTATTATGAAATAAATTATTATTACAAGTGTGCGCCCGGAAAAGATTCTTATATCACAGAACTGATAAGAATGGTAGGAGGCGAACCAATATTTTCTGATAGAGCCGGCATCGCGCCATCTGTAAAATGGGAAGAAGTTGTTAAAGCAAATCCGGATGTTATTCTTATTCCGATTTGGGATAAAGCAGGCGGACCATATTTCGAGGGAGAAAAAGTTGGTTACGGTACCACTACACCTTTCGAGATTTCTGCAAGAGTAGAAGCACAAAATGTTAATGCAGTAAAATCTGGAAAGGTCCGCTATATAAATTCGGCAAAGACCAAACAGGCCGGACCTCAAATACCGATTGCTGCAGAATTGTTTGGCAAGACAATCCATGCGGAAGGAGACGTGGAATTATTGAAGATTGATAAGGTGCCTGAAAACATGGAAACAACTTTTTCAAAATTGTTCTTTTTCCTTCCATTTGTAATCAATGAAGAACATGTCGCATATGTTAGAAAAGCACAAATGAAATAA